A region from the Streptomyces tsukubensis genome encodes:
- a CDS encoding GNAT family N-acetyltransferase, which yields MIRSGRKPTELQVRAGREGDLAELTALYNHYVVETPITFDTAPFTTEERLPWLRSHPEDGPHRLLVARDAGEALLGYVTTSPLRPKAAYATSVEVSIYCAPDAGGKGVGTALYEQLFKELEGEDVHRAYAGITQPNAASERLHTRFGFRPVGTYTEAGRKFGRYWDITWYEKHLGPGTA from the coding sequence ATGATCCGCTCCGGGCGGAAGCCAACAGAGCTGCAGGTCAGAGCGGGTAGGGAGGGTGATCTCGCGGAGCTGACCGCGCTCTACAACCACTATGTCGTGGAGACACCCATCACGTTCGACACCGCTCCCTTCACCACCGAGGAGCGGCTTCCGTGGTTGCGCTCCCACCCTGAAGACGGCCCTCACCGTCTTCTGGTTGCCCGGGACGCCGGAGAGGCCCTGCTCGGCTATGTCACCACCAGCCCGCTGCGGCCCAAGGCCGCGTACGCGACCTCGGTCGAGGTCAGCATCTACTGCGCCCCCGACGCGGGCGGCAAGGGCGTGGGCACGGCGCTGTACGAGCAGCTGTTCAAGGAGCTGGAGGGCGAGGACGTCCACCGGGCGTACGCCGGGATAACCCAGCCGAACGCGGCGTCGGAGCGGCTCCACACCCGCTTCGGATTCCGCCCCGTGGGGACGTACACGGAGGCGGGCCGGAAGTTCGGCCGCTACTGGGACATCACCTGGTACGAGAAGCACCTCGGCCCCGGCACGGCCTGA
- a CDS encoding questin oxidase family protein, with product MTTQPPGTSPAPDDDHPVASGRTTPTGITDTGTADTTGILDEALGRIHVSGPERNGWLSNHAPMAVEALVHHGSSATVHRWLDRYRDNLEEMPAPYAPITAGTWREALGDPRRIADWALHFERETAERPWREVLAEWWPRLLPGIAGGATHPVIRVGHAVRTLLTTEETAPRLTEFAHALGYWTARHAPLPDVLRFTDSPAAATAALGAVAPVPDQSGGIVSRLAQLTELPGWAGAPASPEEAEARLRELVTAAVHRYATHGHAEPVMLVHAATAPNAVLRTLPALPRELWAPSLGAAWAASAAVTAVYVPAGLAPWEGTAADRTPEEIFEAAAAHGDDHTVKFTDTALDIGDAGALTAAVRSVELNEPFL from the coding sequence ATGACGACCCAGCCTCCCGGAACCTCCCCCGCCCCGGACGACGACCACCCCGTCGCCAGCGGTCGGACCACGCCCACGGGCATCACCGACACGGGTACCGCCGACACCACCGGCATCCTCGACGAGGCCCTCGGACGCATCCATGTCTCCGGCCCCGAGCGCAACGGCTGGCTCAGCAATCACGCCCCGATGGCCGTCGAGGCCCTGGTCCACCACGGCAGCTCCGCCACGGTCCACCGCTGGCTGGACCGCTACCGCGACAACCTGGAGGAGATGCCGGCCCCTTACGCCCCGATCACCGCCGGCACCTGGCGCGAAGCCCTCGGCGACCCCCGCCGCATCGCGGACTGGGCGCTCCACTTCGAGCGGGAGACCGCGGAGCGGCCGTGGCGCGAGGTACTGGCCGAGTGGTGGCCCCGGCTGCTGCCGGGCATCGCGGGGGGTGCCACGCACCCTGTGATCCGGGTGGGTCACGCCGTACGGACGCTGCTGACGACCGAGGAGACCGCGCCCCGGCTCACGGAGTTCGCGCACGCCCTCGGCTACTGGACGGCGCGCCACGCCCCGCTGCCGGACGTCCTGCGGTTCACTGACTCCCCCGCGGCGGCGACCGCGGCGCTCGGCGCGGTCGCGCCCGTACCGGACCAGTCCGGCGGCATCGTGTCGCGGCTGGCACAGCTGACCGAACTTCCCGGCTGGGCGGGCGCTCCCGCCTCCCCGGAGGAGGCGGAGGCGCGGCTGCGCGAGCTGGTGACCGCGGCGGTGCACCGGTACGCGACCCACGGCCACGCCGAGCCGGTGATGCTGGTCCACGCGGCGACCGCGCCCAATGCCGTACTGCGGACGCTGCCCGCGCTCCCCCGGGAGCTGTGGGCGCCGAGCCTGGGGGCGGCGTGGGCGGCGTCGGCGGCCGTGACCGCCGTGTACGTGCCCGCGGGGCTGGCGCCGTGGGAGGGTACGGCCGCGGACCGGACGCCGGAGGAGATCTTCGAGGCCGCCGCGGCCCACGGCGACGACCACACCGTCAAGTTCACGGACACGGCGCTGGACATCGGGGACGCCGGGGCGCTGACGGCCGCGGTCCGCTCCGTCGAGCTGAACGAGCCGTTCCTGTAA